Part of the candidate division WOR-3 bacterium genome is shown below.
TGCAGACCCAAGGTACGGCAAACACCTGCTTGCCGGTTATCCGCTGGGACAAGTTCTACGACCGCAACGGCAACCCGCTGCCGGTCGACCCGCAGGAGAACGTCGGCGCCGACTCGCTCTACTTCAAGAACTACTACTCCCTGACGGCCCTCCTGGGCAGCCCCAAGTCGGAGGTCCCGAATCCGACCCCGGAGAGCTGCCGGCCCGCCTTCGCCTGGCAGGACGCTCAACCCGTCGCCTGCATGGACCCGCAGGGCGTCTACTGCTACGAGGTGTTCAACACCACGCTGCGCCGGACCAACACCAACACGGGTGCATATGCTGACTACACCATCCCGCGCGGAGAGTCGGCGTGTGGTACTGACGGTCAGTACCTCTATGTGCCGGTCAACGACACGGTCTACAAGTACACGCCGACCGGAGCCCTGGTAACCATAACCACCATTGATATCAGCCCTGCCTACTACGAGTTCTCCGTGGTGAACGACACGGTCTGGTGTCACGACGGGTTGAGCACCGTACTCAACGGCTACGCCTGCTCGAAGTTCAGCGGCGGCTCGCTCACCAAGGATGCGGCCTGGGATGTCGGCACCGGCAGCCATTCGCCGGCGCAGGTCGCATGGGACGGCGAGTACTACTACGTCTCCTGGGCGGGGTATTCCTCCAACACCTTCAAGCGGTTCAATGCGGACCGGACCCTGTCGGCCAGCGGCACAATCAGCATCGACACGCGTGGGGTGATGTGCAGCGTACGTGGCACGCGACCGGTGACGCAGGATTCGCTCTACTGGAAGCTCTACTCCAGCACCGCGGACTTCTACTCCTCGGGTAAGGCGCAGGATGTGACCGCGGCCCAGCCGACGCCGCTTGCCTGGCAGTACGACCAGTCCGTATCGTGTATGACCCCGGACGGCCACTACGTATTCGAGGTGTCCGGCACCAACCTGCGCCGCACCGACCTTCTCTCCGGCGACGTGGAGAACTACACCCTTGCGAACACCAGCGGCGGTACTTGCGGCACCGACGGCCAGTACGTCTATGTCCCGAACGGCACCACCACGCGCAAGTACACGCTCAACGGTACGCTGGTCAGCTCGACCACGACTGACTACGCGCCGGCAGTCGGTGCCAGCACCTTCTGCTACGGCGTCGCCAACGACACGGTCTGGATTTCCCCCACCCTCTCCGGCGCGACGTGGTATGGCTACGCCTGCGCCAAGTTCACTGGCGGCAGCATCACCCACGATGCGACCTGGTCCACGGGCGGGGTCCAGAGCTCGGCGATGGCCGTTACCTTTGACGGTCAGTACTACTACATGGCTTGGGGTGGCTTGGGCAGCAACACCTTCAAACGCTTCTACCGCGACCGCACGCTCTACTCCGACGGCACCGTGACCGGTGACGCCCGCAGCGTGATGTGCAAGCAGGGCGGTTACCCGGTGATGATCTGTCACGCCGAGGGAAGCTGGGACGTAGTCGACAGCCTGCGCCGGATACTGCTCGATTCCTGCGGCGGCAGGTTCGCTGCGTTGGACACATACAACATCGGCGCGGGCGGTCACGCCGCGTTCCCGGCCGGCGACTGGTACCGTTTCGGCTACCGGGCGATACTCACGTGGACCAACAGCCAGCCTGCCGACTCGGCCGCGCTCGGTGACAGCCTGGCCCGGTTCGTCGAACTGGGCGGCGGCGTGGTCGAAGCCGTCTTCGCGGACTACGGTCCGAGCTTCGTGATAACCGGGGACTGGCGCGACTACTACGCCCCTTTCACGGATCAGGCCAACTCCTACACGCCGGACGCTCTCGGAACGGTACACCAACCCCTCCACCCGGTCATGTCCGCAATCTCCGCTCTCTCGGTCGCCAACTACGTCACCGGCAACACCCACAACACGCTGCGCAGCCCGAACTCCCTCTGCCTGGCGGAATACA
Proteins encoded:
- a CDS encoding T9SS type A sorting domain-containing protein, producing MSRTVLVLILSAIMSAAAGFTGTATTATPTASGSAAQPAQRPTPLPAMQTQGTANTCLPVIRWDKFYDRNGNPLPVDPQENVGADSLYFKNYYSLTALLGSPKSEVPNPTPESCRPAFAWQDAQPVACMDPQGVYCYEVFNTTLRRTNTNTGAYADYTIPRGESACGTDGQYLYVPVNDTVYKYTPTGALVTITTIDISPAYYEFSVVNDTVWCHDGLSTVLNGYACSKFSGGSLTKDAAWDVGTGSHSPAQVAWDGEYYYVSWAGYSSNTFKRFNADRTLSASGTISIDTRGVMCSVRGTRPVTQDSLYWKLYSSTADFYSSGKAQDVTAAQPTPLAWQYDQSVSCMTPDGHYVFEVSGTNLRRTDLLSGDVENYTLANTSGGTCGTDGQYVYVPNGTTTRKYTLNGTLVSSTTTDYAPAVGASTFCYGVANDTVWISPTLSGATWYGYACAKFTGGSITHDATWSTGGVQSSAMAVTFDGQYYYMAWGGLGSNTFKRFYRDRTLYSDGTVTGDARSVMCKQGGYPVMICHAEGSWDVVDSLRRILLDSCGGRFAALDTYNIGAGGHAAFPAGDWYRFGYRAILTWTNSQPADSAALGDSLARFVELGGGVVEAVFADYGPSFVITGDWRDYYAPFTDQANSYTPDALGTVHQPLHPVMSAISALSVANYVTGNTHNTLRSPNSLCLAEYTSSNRCLAACFDSAGRRAVSVGMYPLSAWSGGAYGQWSRLLVNALNWAAVGPSVGVTAPNGGESWIVGSAHNITWTQTPSGVKDSIYYSTDAGASWVGVAFYDPPPVPLQHTWTIPNTPTTQARVKVVTWDAEGGRVEDMSNANFTIEPFVGIAQPENNALPLTFALYRPFPNPLASGAGIRYALPRPARVELNVYDVAGTLVRRLVDGARPAGYHSVHWNGGDERGRNVAAGVYYCRFSAGGFLATQKLVVRR